One region of Microbacterium rhizosphaerae genomic DNA includes:
- a CDS encoding SDR family NAD(P)-dependent oxidoreductase: MGDAMELGLRGRTAPSRAQPAASAVPSPARAASVEFAADGIRVNAVCPSIVDTPMSRGDLGLDGFADAGSSPPDRAVSIRPERTPMGYTGAQVDGAVVVITGGGTGIGAAVAERYAAEGAHVVVVGRRREPLDAVAARTGAAVVVADAADAASARAAVQATLDRFGRIDVLVNNAGGHGFSAVGETDDASWAASLEANLGTAFVMSREALPALIESTGQIVVISSLAGLFAGPSVAGYTVGKHALIGLTKTLARDYGRHGVRVNAVCPGWVQTPMADAEMDEFAAHAGLRTRAEAYGAVTADVPLARAAQPREIAAVVRFLGSGESSYMTGAVLVVDGGAHIVDVPTLAFDHAGM, translated from the coding sequence GTGGGAGATGCGATGGAGCTCGGACTGCGCGGCCGCACCGCCCCGTCACGGGCGCAGCCGGCGGCATCGGCCGTGCCGTCGCCCGCGCGCGCGGCGTCCGTGGAATTCGCGGCGGACGGCATCCGCGTCAACGCCGTGTGCCCGTCGATCGTGGACACGCCGATGAGTCGGGGCGACCTCGGACTCGACGGGTTCGCGGATGCCGGCTCTTCCCCGCCTGACAGAGCTGTCTCGATCAGACCCGAAAGGACACCCATGGGATACACAGGAGCACAGGTCGACGGCGCGGTCGTCGTGATCACGGGAGGCGGGACGGGCATCGGCGCCGCCGTCGCCGAGCGCTACGCGGCCGAGGGCGCGCACGTCGTCGTCGTGGGCCGCCGGCGCGAGCCGCTCGACGCGGTCGCCGCGCGCACCGGCGCCGCGGTCGTCGTCGCGGATGCGGCGGATGCGGCGTCGGCCCGCGCCGCCGTCCAGGCGACGCTGGACCGCTTCGGACGCATCGACGTGCTCGTGAACAACGCCGGCGGACACGGATTCTCGGCGGTGGGGGAGACGGATGACGCGTCCTGGGCGGCATCCCTCGAGGCCAACCTCGGCACGGCCTTCGTGATGTCGCGCGAGGCGCTGCCGGCGCTCATCGAGTCCACGGGGCAGATCGTCGTCATCTCGTCGCTCGCGGGTCTGTTCGCCGGGCCGTCGGTCGCCGGGTACACCGTCGGCAAGCACGCCCTCATCGGACTCACCAAGACGCTGGCGCGCGATTACGGCCGGCACGGCGTCCGCGTCAACGCCGTGTGCCCGGGGTGGGTGCAGACGCCGATGGCCGACGCCGAGATGGACGAGTTCGCGGCGCACGCGGGGCTGCGGACCAGAGCCGAGGCGTACGGAGCCGTCACCGCCGACGTTCCGCTCGCACGCGCCGCGCAGCCGCGGGAGATCGCGGCCGTCGTGCGGTTCCTCGGATCGGGCGAGTCGTCGTACATGACCGGAGCGGTGCTCGTCGTGGACGGCGGCGCGCACATCGTCGACGTGCCGACACTGGCCTTCGACCACGCCGGAATGTAG
- a CDS encoding HAD-IA family hydrolase: MPRILTARAVLLDMDGTLVDSTAVVERLWLEWAASHGVDDGAVLDVVHGRQGHESMAILLPDRDPSINAAENAELLKLEAEQTDGVVAIPGAAELLDALGDTPHALVTSADVPLATARMGAAGFDMPIVRVTAEDVSRSKPDPEGFLRAAELLGVDPADCIVFEDSETGIAAALAAGMTVIGVGERAEGQGAAHVVADLTSVRVRPLRNGVELDLD, encoded by the coding sequence ATGCCCCGCATCCTCACGGCCCGCGCCGTCCTTCTCGACATGGACGGCACGCTCGTCGACTCCACCGCCGTCGTCGAACGGCTCTGGCTGGAGTGGGCCGCGTCGCACGGTGTCGACGACGGCGCGGTGCTCGACGTCGTCCACGGCCGGCAGGGCCACGAGAGCATGGCGATCCTGCTGCCCGATCGGGATCCGTCGATCAACGCGGCCGAGAACGCCGAGCTGCTGAAGCTCGAGGCCGAGCAGACCGACGGCGTCGTCGCGATCCCGGGTGCCGCGGAGCTCCTGGACGCCCTCGGCGACACCCCGCACGCGCTCGTCACGTCGGCCGACGTTCCCCTCGCCACCGCCCGTATGGGTGCGGCGGGATTCGACATGCCGATCGTCCGCGTCACCGCCGAGGACGTCTCGCGCAGCAAACCCGACCCCGAGGGCTTCCTGCGCGCAGCCGAGCTGCTCGGCGTGGATCCGGCCGACTGCATCGTGTTCGAGGACTCCGAGACGGGCATCGCCGCGGCTCTGGCCGCCGGAATGACGGTGATCGGCGTCGGCGAGCGGGCCGAGGGGCAGGGCGCCGCGCACGTGGTGGCCGACCTGACCTCCGTGCGCGTGCGTCCGCTGCGCAACGGCGTCGAGCTCGACCTCGACTGA